The following proteins are encoded in a genomic region of Sorangiineae bacterium MSr12523:
- a CDS encoding FAD-binding oxidoreductase, with amino-acid sequence MTRLSGWGANVRVDCVVREPETEAQVAAWLDPAGTIARGLGRSYGDAALNDGKHVIGMTRFNRYIAFDEATGTLVCEAGVSLEDILRHFAPRGWFPMITPGTKFVTVGGCIANDVHGKAHHAQGCFSSCVDRLTILLASGEIVAASRTENPDLFWATFGGMGLLGIILTVSLRLRKVETTYFRQKAIRVNDLEAMLAALDEYDHVFPYSVATLDVFATGARLGRGVLVVGDHASRDDLPARLASDPLRVSGPPKLTVPFELPAFTLNRVSIRFVNAVVQQIQAHASSISHYEAFVYPLDKLAHWNRGYGPNGFAQYQFVIPFANGLQRMRDILTTILSSGELPFLNVLKRLGKESGGLLSFPQEGYTFAIDFPIRRNTAALLKRLDAMVLDAGGRVYLGKDSFLDAPTFRAMYPNLDRWLELKAKYDPNGVFTSDLGRRVGLTE; translated from the coding sequence ATGACCCGCTTGTCCGGGTGGGGCGCGAATGTCCGCGTGGATTGCGTGGTCCGCGAGCCCGAAACCGAAGCGCAGGTCGCGGCGTGGCTCGACCCCGCGGGGACGATCGCGCGCGGCCTCGGCCGCAGCTATGGCGATGCCGCCCTGAACGATGGCAAGCACGTCATCGGAATGACCAGGTTCAATCGCTACATCGCATTCGACGAGGCCACGGGCACGTTGGTCTGCGAGGCCGGCGTGAGCTTGGAGGACATCCTACGGCACTTCGCCCCGCGGGGCTGGTTTCCCATGATCACCCCCGGGACCAAGTTCGTCACGGTGGGCGGCTGCATTGCGAACGACGTGCACGGGAAAGCCCACCACGCGCAAGGCTGCTTCAGCAGCTGCGTCGACCGGCTCACGATTTTGCTCGCAAGCGGCGAAATCGTCGCAGCCAGCCGCACCGAGAATCCGGATCTCTTCTGGGCCACCTTCGGCGGCATGGGCTTGCTCGGCATCATTCTTACCGTGAGCCTTCGCCTGAGGAAGGTCGAAACGACGTACTTCCGCCAGAAGGCCATTCGCGTCAACGACCTCGAGGCCATGTTGGCCGCGCTCGATGAATACGATCACGTCTTTCCATATTCCGTCGCGACGCTCGACGTCTTTGCCACGGGTGCCCGACTGGGCCGCGGAGTCCTCGTCGTCGGAGACCACGCGAGCCGAGACGATCTGCCAGCGCGCCTCGCCTCGGATCCACTTCGCGTGTCAGGCCCGCCGAAGCTGACCGTCCCCTTCGAATTGCCGGCGTTCACGCTCAATCGCGTCAGCATTCGATTCGTCAATGCGGTGGTACAGCAAATTCAAGCGCACGCCTCGTCGATTTCCCACTACGAGGCATTCGTCTATCCGCTCGACAAGTTGGCCCATTGGAACCGCGGGTATGGGCCCAATGGTTTTGCGCAGTACCAATTCGTCATCCCATTCGCCAATGGCCTGCAGCGTATGCGGGATATTCTGACGACCATTCTCTCCTCGGGCGAGCTACCTTTTCTCAACGTTCTCAAGCGCCTCGGAAAAGAGAGCGGTGGCCTGCTCTCGTTTCCGCAAGAAGGCTATACCTTCGCCATCGATTTTCCGATTCGGAGAAACACCGCGGCCTTATTGAAGCGACTCGATGCCATGGTGCTCGATGCCGGAGGCCGCGTGTACCTCGGCAAGGACTCGTTCCTCGATGCCCCCACGTTCCGCGCCATGTATCCAAACTTGGATCGCTGGCTCGAGCTGAAAGCCAAATACGATCCGAACGGCGTATTCACGTCGGATCTCGGGCGCCGCGTCGGGCTGACCGAGTAG
- a CDS encoding response regulator: protein MPNPGEGAPESVPATRPLVLYVDDDAGNLAAARLLLEDRYELLEAENDEEACTCLKREGQRIDMILMDIQLKRSHLDGVGLVKLIRGTLDRAGLPGYTLDVPVLATPVIFLTAYGRLYPSDELFRAGGADVVVKPVDFIKLSNAMARYLTQKALSRLG from the coding sequence GTGCCCAATCCAGGTGAAGGGGCGCCTGAAAGCGTGCCCGCGACGCGACCACTCGTGCTCTATGTGGACGATGACGCGGGCAACCTCGCGGCGGCTCGACTGCTTCTGGAGGATCGCTACGAACTGCTCGAAGCGGAGAACGACGAGGAGGCCTGCACCTGCCTGAAACGCGAAGGCCAGCGCATCGACATGATCCTCATGGATATCCAGTTGAAACGCTCGCATCTCGATGGCGTCGGGCTGGTGAAATTGATACGCGGCACCCTCGATCGCGCGGGCCTCCCTGGGTACACGCTCGACGTACCGGTCCTTGCTACACCGGTCATCTTTCTCACGGCCTACGGTCGTCTCTATCCGTCCGACGAATTGTTCCGCGCCGGAGGGGCGGACGTCGTCGTCAAGCCGGTCGACTTCATCAAACTTTCCAACGCCATGGCCCGGTACTTGACGCAAAAGGCGCTGTCCCGTCTCGGTTAG
- a CDS encoding AAA family ATPase, translated as MVEGFTIEATISESARSVVWRARRVATGNSESGTVVLKVLQGTSARREDRARYRHEFETVQRVRSSRVIRAHELRTDEGTTFLVLEDFGATSLDKLAAERAFSVEQTIRIIVQICSALDAIHGAQIVHNDVKPANIVFCPQSGEAKLIDFGASTTLTTPVSSDASQQVPLEREFTLAYISPEQTGRMNRAIDHRTDLYSLGVTLYELLTHRVPFLGSDALEWVHAHLARRPKPPADVDPTIPRSVSDIVLKLLEKNPEDRYQSAMGVKADLERCIAIGLTNREESFPLGEDDILNAFSIPQKLYGREWEIARLVAAFERTVDGPCELVLVSGYSGIGKTSLIRELHVPVGRRRGYFISGKFDQLRRSVPYAAITEAFHELVQQLLCEPQQSLTAWRSEIVGALGNKARALFDVIPDLERLLGPQPEVPKLGTIETQNRFNLVFGKFLDVLCQPEHPLVLFIDDLQWIDSASLRLLEVFVPADGRRNLLVIGAYRNNEVGPAHPLKGFIDDRRAEQFVLEDIALGPLEPADMAELCSDVLHRSKDDVEPLVELLRQKTDGNPFFVNQFLRALHADGVLTFDSAARYFTWTPGAILARNVTENVADLLARRLCSLSAECLRTVHLAACIGNQFDIKTLAWICDASEEAAYAKLLPALHAGFVLPTSGLETTTGDATPALVHRQFRFLHDRVQQAAYDSEDVEARKQSHLRIGRRLLERAGADEEHIFAIADHLNAARELVTPVERRTLAHLNLLAGQHAKRANAYAAASAYYQAGLACVGPWEQEHETNMGMRLELAEIEYLLGHFELAEKVSLELMDRARTPIERAEVCKLLLWLYTLETKHRDVLRWGCTGLRALGIDIDENGDLDAALDIELKGIERGRAGRPIASLIDLPEMTAPAILVAMRLLVGMLPSSYMTNQELDGVLAAKLANLSITHGNCPESSTAYAMFGIFLSSRCDAYRDGYEYGMLGWRLSEKHDERSHTCKDGTHMGAFLSPWMEHLQASLPFFDEGYRCGLDAGELQWAGYNLMFRAINLLHLGEPLAEVNREIGEALRFASQTRNDVARSFLEAIQFRVLNLLGKTSGECVFSLGDVDVTSWLKKNEGQGTQVTILYIEMAQALYLHGEVPRALEWCQKAEKNLAYMRGLIQNAPHALFYALAWLDIGDAGEGAEAIEACRQRLSRWAETCPANFRHMHWILEAAVARAGGDSWRALTLLDDASRAASRQGFRQYAALASELAGKLLIESGRREMGLPYIAEAREAYHAWGAARKVAQLDRMYAQASSIPRPKDSRPSVPSAEWSSSGNLSESIDLAAIFKASQAISSEMELDRVFGVLLEMCLAAAGAEAAVLMLAEERGSLPSGDVELRVVARARAFEQAEIRSVPLEACPDLVPAVVHFVARTGEPRVLHDAISDPMFGRDEVVQRRVPKSVLCVPIMRGGGLIGVLYLENNQTTDAFTVARVRVLTVLASQAAISLDNARLYSALKDNNEKLTVALDAARESARLKTEFLANTSHELRTPLNAIVNIPNGLAARLSERGAWTCSSCQQLIIARALPNGEASPGSGDESWSPERCPRCGAVEPFSKQKVCLYRGQWTDAIGYLRVVRTNGEQLIGLVEDLLDMSRLDAARMRIEPTELDAQEAVRQVVDKMRGLGEERHIGIRLCSNGIASKLHADPGRLQQVLINLVDNAIKFSNDGGTVDVAVSNDHGFVVFTVRDEGIGIPLHEHEKIFQSFYQVDGTNTRHAGGAGLGLAISREIVHLHRGKIWVESSPGHGSTFYVQLPCIEEAQRAQSR; from the coding sequence ATGGTCGAAGGATTCACGATCGAGGCGACGATTTCCGAGAGCGCCCGCTCCGTCGTTTGGCGCGCGCGCCGAGTGGCGACGGGCAACTCGGAGTCGGGAACGGTCGTCCTGAAGGTGCTGCAAGGAACGAGTGCGCGCCGCGAAGACCGTGCGCGATATCGCCACGAATTCGAAACCGTTCAGCGTGTTCGATCCTCTCGGGTCATACGTGCCCACGAGCTCCGCACGGACGAAGGAACGACATTTCTCGTGCTGGAAGATTTTGGCGCCACGTCCCTCGACAAGCTTGCAGCCGAGCGGGCGTTCTCCGTCGAGCAGACGATTCGAATCATCGTCCAAATCTGCTCGGCGCTCGATGCGATCCATGGCGCCCAAATCGTTCACAACGACGTCAAGCCCGCCAACATCGTATTTTGCCCCCAGTCCGGCGAGGCCAAACTCATCGACTTCGGAGCCAGCACGACGCTGACCACACCTGTCTCCAGCGACGCAAGCCAGCAGGTCCCTTTGGAGCGTGAGTTCACGCTCGCCTACATTTCACCCGAGCAGACGGGCCGCATGAATCGAGCCATCGATCATCGGACCGATTTGTATTCACTGGGGGTGACGCTCTACGAACTGTTGACCCACCGCGTGCCGTTCCTCGGTAGCGATGCACTCGAATGGGTGCATGCGCACCTGGCGCGACGCCCCAAGCCTCCGGCCGACGTCGACCCAACCATTCCGCGGTCCGTCTCCGACATCGTCCTGAAGTTGCTCGAGAAGAATCCCGAGGATCGATACCAGAGCGCCATGGGCGTCAAGGCGGACCTCGAGCGCTGCATCGCCATCGGACTCACGAACCGCGAGGAGAGTTTTCCGTTGGGCGAAGACGATATTCTCAACGCCTTCTCCATCCCGCAAAAGCTGTATGGGCGCGAATGGGAGATTGCGCGGCTGGTGGCCGCGTTCGAGCGCACGGTGGATGGGCCATGTGAGTTGGTCCTCGTTTCAGGGTACTCCGGAATCGGAAAAACCTCGCTCATCCGGGAGCTTCACGTTCCGGTCGGCCGCCGCCGCGGTTATTTCATTTCGGGGAAATTCGATCAGCTGCGCCGCAGTGTTCCGTATGCGGCCATCACCGAGGCGTTCCACGAGCTGGTCCAGCAGCTCCTGTGCGAACCGCAACAGAGTCTCACGGCGTGGCGAAGCGAGATCGTCGGGGCCCTTGGCAACAAAGCGCGCGCGCTTTTCGACGTCATTCCCGATCTCGAACGGCTGCTGGGGCCGCAGCCCGAGGTGCCAAAGCTCGGCACCATCGAGACGCAGAATCGATTCAATCTCGTTTTTGGCAAGTTTCTCGATGTGCTCTGCCAACCCGAGCACCCGCTCGTGCTCTTCATCGACGACCTCCAGTGGATCGACTCCGCGTCGCTCCGCCTTCTCGAAGTGTTCGTGCCTGCCGACGGGCGGCGCAATCTCTTGGTCATCGGGGCCTACCGCAACAACGAGGTGGGGCCGGCCCATCCGCTCAAGGGGTTCATCGACGACAGAAGGGCCGAGCAATTCGTCTTGGAGGACATCGCACTTGGCCCCCTCGAGCCGGCCGACATGGCCGAGCTCTGCTCCGACGTCCTCCATCGGAGCAAGGACGATGTCGAGCCCCTGGTCGAGTTGCTGCGGCAGAAAACCGATGGCAATCCCTTTTTCGTCAATCAGTTCCTTCGCGCTCTCCACGCCGACGGCGTGCTGACCTTCGATTCCGCCGCACGTTATTTCACGTGGACACCCGGGGCCATTCTCGCGCGCAACGTCACCGAGAACGTCGCCGATTTGCTGGCACGGCGCCTCTGCTCCCTTTCGGCCGAGTGCCTTCGTACCGTGCACCTCGCCGCTTGCATCGGCAATCAATTCGACATCAAGACCTTGGCCTGGATCTGCGATGCATCCGAGGAGGCAGCTTACGCCAAGCTTTTGCCTGCGCTCCACGCTGGTTTCGTTCTTCCGACCTCCGGTCTCGAAACCACCACGGGCGATGCCACCCCCGCACTCGTCCATCGCCAATTCCGCTTCTTGCACGACCGCGTCCAGCAGGCCGCCTACGACTCGGAGGACGTCGAAGCGCGGAAGCAATCGCATTTGCGCATCGGTCGCCGTTTGCTCGAGCGCGCCGGGGCCGACGAGGAGCACATTTTCGCCATCGCCGACCATCTGAACGCGGCCCGGGAGCTCGTCACCCCCGTCGAGCGACGCACGCTCGCGCACCTCAATTTGTTGGCCGGGCAGCACGCCAAGCGCGCCAATGCCTATGCTGCCGCGAGTGCGTATTACCAAGCGGGCCTCGCGTGCGTGGGCCCTTGGGAACAAGAACACGAAACCAACATGGGCATGCGCCTCGAGCTGGCCGAAATCGAATATTTGCTCGGCCACTTCGAGCTCGCGGAGAAGGTCAGCCTCGAGCTCATGGATCGTGCGCGCACACCAATCGAACGCGCCGAAGTTTGCAAATTGCTTTTGTGGCTCTACACGCTCGAAACGAAGCATCGAGACGTCCTCCGGTGGGGCTGTACCGGATTGCGCGCCCTGGGGATCGATATCGACGAAAACGGGGATCTGGACGCGGCGCTCGACATCGAACTGAAGGGAATCGAACGGGGCAGGGCCGGGCGCCCCATCGCTTCTCTCATCGATCTGCCGGAAATGACCGCCCCCGCGATTCTCGTCGCGATGCGCTTGCTCGTCGGCATGCTCCCGAGTTCGTACATGACGAACCAAGAGCTCGACGGAGTTCTGGCCGCCAAACTTGCCAATCTATCGATTACGCATGGAAACTGCCCGGAGTCGTCGACGGCATATGCCATGTTCGGTATTTTCCTGAGTTCCCGATGCGATGCGTACCGCGACGGCTACGAGTATGGCATGCTCGGCTGGCGGCTCAGCGAAAAGCACGACGAACGCTCGCACACGTGCAAAGACGGCACGCACATGGGGGCGTTCCTCTCGCCGTGGATGGAGCACCTTCAAGCGAGTTTGCCTTTCTTCGACGAAGGCTATCGCTGTGGGCTCGATGCCGGCGAATTGCAATGGGCTGGATACAATTTGATGTTCCGGGCCATCAATCTTCTTCATCTCGGTGAACCGCTTGCGGAGGTGAATCGAGAGATTGGCGAGGCTTTGCGCTTTGCGAGCCAAACACGCAACGATGTGGCGCGCAGCTTTCTCGAAGCCATTCAGTTTCGGGTTCTCAATCTGCTCGGGAAGACCTCGGGCGAGTGCGTCTTTTCGCTCGGCGACGTCGACGTCACTTCGTGGTTGAAGAAGAACGAAGGGCAGGGGACGCAAGTCACGATCCTTTACATCGAAATGGCGCAGGCGCTGTACCTTCATGGTGAGGTTCCGCGCGCCCTCGAGTGGTGCCAAAAGGCCGAGAAAAATCTGGCCTACATGCGGGGCCTCATTCAAAATGCCCCGCACGCCCTCTTCTATGCGCTCGCATGGCTCGATATCGGAGATGCCGGCGAAGGTGCGGAGGCGATCGAGGCGTGCCGGCAAAGGCTTTCGCGGTGGGCCGAGACATGCCCGGCCAACTTTCGGCACATGCATTGGATCCTCGAGGCTGCCGTGGCGCGTGCGGGCGGCGATTCCTGGCGCGCGCTCACCCTGCTCGATGATGCGAGCCGCGCAGCGAGCCGGCAAGGTTTTCGGCAGTATGCCGCGCTTGCATCCGAACTCGCGGGCAAGCTGCTGATCGAATCCGGCCGGCGCGAGATGGGCCTCCCTTACATCGCCGAGGCGCGCGAGGCCTACCACGCGTGGGGCGCCGCACGCAAAGTGGCACAACTCGATCGTATGTATGCGCAAGCATCGTCGATACCTCGGCCGAAAGACAGCCGTCCCTCCGTACCGTCAGCGGAGTGGAGCAGCTCCGGAAACCTTTCCGAGTCGATCGATCTCGCGGCGATTTTCAAGGCATCCCAGGCGATTTCCAGCGAAATGGAGCTCGATCGTGTGTTCGGCGTGCTCCTCGAAATGTGCCTCGCGGCGGCCGGCGCCGAAGCGGCCGTTTTGATGCTCGCCGAGGAACGGGGCAGCCTTCCTTCTGGAGACGTGGAGCTTCGGGTGGTCGCCCGCGCGCGCGCGTTCGAGCAAGCCGAGATTCGTTCCGTCCCGCTCGAGGCGTGTCCCGATCTCGTGCCCGCCGTCGTCCATTTCGTCGCGAGAACGGGCGAGCCTCGCGTGCTCCACGACGCGATCTCCGATCCCATGTTCGGACGCGACGAGGTGGTCCAGCGGCGCGTCCCCAAGTCCGTTCTATGCGTACCCATCATGCGCGGCGGAGGTCTCATCGGCGTCCTGTACTTGGAGAACAACCAGACCACCGACGCCTTCACCGTGGCCCGAGTCCGCGTGCTCACCGTTCTGGCTTCCCAGGCCGCCATTTCGCTCGACAATGCCCGCTTGTATTCTGCACTGAAAGACAACAACGAGAAGCTCACCGTCGCACTCGACGCGGCGCGCGAGAGCGCTCGCCTCAAAACCGAATTTCTCGCCAACACGTCTCATGAGCTCCGAACGCCGCTCAATGCCATCGTGAACATCCCCAACGGCCTCGCGGCCCGCCTTTCCGAACGGGGCGCGTGGACCTGCTCCTCGTGCCAGCAGCTCATCATCGCACGGGCTCTTCCCAATGGTGAGGCATCGCCGGGCTCGGGCGACGAGAGTTGGTCACCGGAGCGTTGCCCCCGGTGCGGTGCCGTCGAACCTTTTTCCAAGCAGAAGGTGTGCCTTTATCGCGGACAATGGACGGATGCCATCGGTTATCTCCGCGTCGTCCGTACCAATGGCGAGCAACTCATTGGCCTCGTGGAAGATCTCCTGGATATGAGCCGACTCGACGCCGCGCGCATGCGCATCGAGCCGACGGAGCTCGACGCGCAAGAAGCCGTACGACAGGTCGTGGACAAGATGCGCGGCCTTGGCGAAGAACGGCACATTGGCATCCGACTTTGCTCCAATGGCATTGCGTCCAAGCTCCATGCGGATCCTGGGCGGCTGCAGCAAGTGCTCATCAATCTCGTCGACAATGCCATCAAGTTCTCCAACGACGGCGGCACCGTGGATGTCGCCGTTTCCAACGACCATGGTTTCGTGGTCTTCACCGTTCGCGATGAGGGGATTGGTATTCCGTTGCACGAGCACGAAAAGATCTTCCAGAGCTTTTACCAAGTCGATGGAACCAACACGCGTCACGCCGGCGGGGCAGGGCTCGGGTTGGCCATCTCGCGCGAAATCGTGCACCTGCACCGTGGCAAGATTTGGGTCGAGAGCTCACCCGGACACGGTTCGACATTCTACGTCCAACTTCCTTGCATCGAGGAGGCCCAGCGTGCCCAATCCAGGTGA
- a CDS encoding Ig-like domain-containing protein, translating into MFHLIPQAFSDWGARDDETARDLLSIYDALTGSRLYEVLPQPTVDRRRRLHGFQAELSRVLYGALEAGILRFERHEVSWPFPENDEKPAERKPQSEVQERPGTFTARVVDPVGDAVDGIELLFEAQGQQKKVPTDASGVARWTVTASEATVRIANVESVRQKLIDRWTAARKRKTPEGPEVTICELEDDVPPFTVRDAVQHTLLLEPPRMEIPEQKESVVGSDEPILLASNDPNFIPGGGVRAQHEKRGKDTSPANEPPDVYASFRQVDSPSAPDIAFDHGFLDDGNGNIDPAKRRAATAEDKLAKRKWEFILAGAILLRPDLYDGSFAYDHFIHGNGEDWKFDFERYVSSTRNKAVPDVAVDGSGVTTLESIIEDARAGAIEIHDRLSRPTFVMQTDGVTCGDSARYPYPATENWQKSVGGFTIWMEATVTVQMDPAAGTRHFTVDLTVHGADRYNFDPRKKDMGSGTPDAVNGRFEVSGLGHEFMQYGTLKRTISFTVALRHNADPRAKPGDQNVKKPGGRA; encoded by the coding sequence TTGTTTCACCTCATTCCGCAAGCTTTCTCCGACTGGGGTGCGCGGGACGATGAAACCGCGCGCGATCTTTTATCCATCTACGACGCCCTCACCGGCTCCCGCCTGTACGAGGTGCTCCCCCAGCCCACTGTGGACCGGCGACGCCGCTTGCATGGCTTCCAAGCGGAACTCAGCCGGGTCCTCTACGGTGCCTTGGAGGCGGGCATCCTCCGCTTCGAGCGGCATGAAGTATCGTGGCCATTTCCGGAGAACGACGAGAAGCCGGCGGAGCGCAAACCGCAATCCGAGGTGCAAGAGCGGCCGGGTACCTTCACCGCACGTGTCGTCGACCCCGTCGGCGATGCTGTCGATGGCATCGAGCTACTCTTCGAAGCACAGGGTCAACAGAAGAAGGTGCCGACGGACGCCTCGGGCGTCGCGCGTTGGACGGTTACTGCATCGGAGGCCACGGTGCGGATCGCGAACGTCGAATCGGTTCGCCAGAAGCTGATCGATCGATGGACCGCCGCACGCAAACGGAAGACCCCCGAAGGTCCCGAGGTGACCATTTGCGAACTCGAGGACGATGTTCCTCCGTTCACGGTCAGGGACGCCGTCCAACATACCCTGCTCCTCGAGCCGCCGCGAATGGAGATCCCCGAGCAGAAGGAATCCGTCGTGGGCAGTGATGAGCCAATCCTCCTTGCATCGAACGACCCAAACTTCATACCCGGCGGTGGAGTCCGAGCCCAACACGAGAAACGCGGAAAGGACACGAGTCCAGCAAACGAACCACCGGACGTGTACGCGTCGTTCCGCCAAGTCGATTCGCCATCTGCGCCCGACATCGCCTTCGATCATGGATTCTTGGACGACGGAAATGGCAATATCGACCCCGCCAAGCGTCGAGCCGCTACCGCAGAGGACAAGCTGGCGAAACGGAAGTGGGAATTCATCTTGGCGGGCGCGATCCTTCTGCGCCCCGACCTCTACGACGGAAGCTTCGCGTACGATCACTTCATCCACGGAAACGGCGAGGACTGGAAGTTCGACTTCGAGCGATACGTCAGCTCTACGCGAAATAAAGCGGTTCCCGATGTGGCCGTCGATGGGTCGGGAGTAACGACACTCGAGTCGATCATCGAAGACGCACGCGCCGGTGCTATCGAGATTCACGACCGGCTTTCTAGGCCGACATTCGTCATGCAGACCGACGGTGTGACGTGCGGTGATTCCGCGCGCTATCCATATCCGGCGACCGAGAACTGGCAGAAGTCCGTCGGTGGATTCACGATTTGGATGGAAGCGACTGTGACCGTGCAGATGGATCCGGCCGCAGGCACTCGGCATTTCACCGTCGACCTGACCGTGCACGGCGCTGACCGTTACAACTTCGACCCAAGGAAGAAAGACATGGGTAGCGGCACGCCGGACGCCGTGAATGGTCGCTTCGAGGTGAGTGGCCTCGGACATGAGTTCATGCAATATGGCACGTTGAAGAGGACGATCTCCTTCACGGTGGCTTTGCGTCACAACGCGGACCCTCGTGCCAAGCCGGGTGACCAGAACGTCAAAAAGCCCGGAGGGCGAGCGTGA
- a CDS encoding GNAT family N-acetyltransferase: MIRSGATFRSATPSDLDRIVELLTADPACTVTKDSYRANLETGEYRLEWTWLAESAEGDLLAVAIWWGPRSESKAPSALDGFYAIPSFTRESRIELSAALLAAAHEAFGEAPEYHVFVPANWRDAPAVVESLAWRQEAARRAGLTHVIERLRYEWTSESPLPPRDGRLIFRPEPDDEVFVDLFIRTLEGTLDAASAANKVILGAEAQARGDIHFLKEQMLGQRDWWRVATDENGAVVGFGIPSRNSDFHVVGYLGVLPEYRGRGHADRILAEITRLLVEQVGAAVIRADTDLGNRPMAKAFARLGYHNFACRLVHSAAHTV, translated from the coding sequence TTGATTCGCAGCGGTGCAACCTTCCGCTCCGCCACGCCGTCCGATCTGGACCGCATTGTGGAACTCCTTACGGCCGACCCGGCCTGCACGGTCACCAAAGACAGCTATCGAGCCAACCTCGAAACAGGTGAGTACCGTCTCGAATGGACGTGGCTTGCCGAGTCGGCCGAGGGTGACCTTCTCGCCGTCGCCATCTGGTGGGGCCCGCGGAGCGAATCCAAGGCTCCCAGCGCCCTCGATGGCTTCTACGCCATCCCGTCATTCACGAGAGAATCGCGAATCGAACTTTCCGCCGCGCTCCTTGCTGCGGCCCATGAGGCCTTCGGCGAAGCCCCCGAGTACCACGTCTTTGTCCCCGCCAACTGGCGCGACGCCCCGGCCGTCGTCGAATCGCTCGCCTGGCGTCAGGAGGCGGCCCGCCGCGCGGGGCTCACCCATGTGATCGAGCGCCTCCGCTACGAGTGGACCTCCGAAAGCCCCTTGCCACCTCGAGATGGGCGGCTCATCTTCCGCCCCGAACCTGACGACGAGGTCTTCGTCGACCTTTTCATCAGGACCCTCGAGGGCACGCTCGACGCTGCGTCCGCTGCCAACAAAGTCATCCTGGGCGCCGAGGCGCAGGCTCGAGGCGACATCCACTTTCTGAAAGAGCAAATGCTCGGACAACGCGACTGGTGGCGCGTCGCCACGGACGAGAACGGCGCCGTCGTCGGCTTTGGCATTCCCTCCCGCAACTCCGACTTCCACGTCGTGGGCTACCTCGGCGTCCTTCCCGAATATCGTGGTCGTGGCCACGCCGACCGCATCCTCGCCGAGATCACTCGGTTGCTGGTCGAGCAAGTGGGCGCCGCCGTCATCCGTGCCGACACGGATCTAGGCAACCGCCCGATGGCCAAAGCTTTCGCGCGTCTCGGTTACCACAATTTCGCATGCCGTCTCGTGCACTCGGCGGCACATACCGTATGA
- a CDS encoding YdcF family protein yields the protein MTSNLRRTLLALVAVLSLAFLGLAIRIDRFGQEDHASPADAMVVLGARVLSDGTPSAPVRARVEKAVDLYKHHLAPVVYFSGGLGDNSPTEAEAMCAYAVSLGLPPSAARLEPESHSTRENAQRTARLLREAGHRRVLVVSDPYHLLRARQYFRLEGFEVTTSPALASDRNVHPTARAYWTMRETAALVLHPSVLLAPPP from the coding sequence ATGACCTCGAATCTCCGTCGCACGCTTCTCGCGCTGGTCGCGGTTCTTTCGCTCGCTTTTCTGGGCCTCGCCATTCGCATCGACCGCTTCGGTCAGGAAGATCATGCCAGCCCGGCCGATGCCATGGTCGTTCTCGGCGCGCGGGTTCTATCCGATGGAACGCCTTCCGCTCCGGTGCGTGCGCGCGTCGAAAAGGCGGTCGATCTCTACAAGCACCATCTCGCGCCGGTCGTGTACTTCTCTGGAGGACTCGGCGACAATTCGCCAACCGAAGCCGAGGCCATGTGCGCCTATGCCGTGTCCCTAGGCTTACCGCCATCGGCCGCCCGTCTCGAACCCGAGAGCCACTCGACCAGGGAGAACGCCCAGCGCACGGCTCGACTCCTTCGGGAAGCGGGCCATCGACGCGTGCTGGTCGTGTCCGACCCGTATCACCTCTTGCGCGCACGGCAGTATTTCCGACTCGAGGGCTTCGAAGTGACCACGAGCCCCGCGCTTGCTTCGGACCGGAACGTCCATCCAACGGCCCGCGCCTATTGGACCATGCGCGAGACGGCAGCCTTGGTGCTGCATCCCAGCGTGTTGCTCGCCCCGCCGCCGTGA